The Williamsia sp. DF01-3 genome has a window encoding:
- the groL gene encoding chaperonin GroEL (60 kDa chaperone family; promotes refolding of misfolded polypeptides especially under stressful conditions; forms two stacked rings of heptamers to form a barrel-shaped 14mer; ends can be capped by GroES; misfolded proteins enter the barrel where they are refolded when GroES binds) — protein MAKQIEFNEQARRSLERGVNHLADAVKVTLGPRGRHVVLAKAFGGPTVTNDGVTIAREIDLEDPFENLGAQLVKSVATKTNDVAGDGTTTATVLAQAIVKAGLRNVAAGANPIALGLGISKAADALSESLLAAATPVEGAEAIAQVATVSSRDAEVGEMVGKAMARVGADGVVTVEEGSGLVTDLEITEGVQFDKGYLSPYFVTDIDSQEAVLEDALVLIYRDKISSLPDFLPLLEKIAESGKPVLIIAEDVEGEALSTLVVNSIRKTIRAVAVKAPFFGDRRKAFLEDLAIVTDGTVITADIGITLADAGLELLGGARRIVVTKDATTIVDGSGTSDAIANRAEQLRREIEASDSDWDREKLAERLAKLAGGVAVIRVGAATETALKERKHRVEDAVAAAKAAVEEGIVPGGGSAIVQAAAAVLDDLADSLDGDEALGVRVVKQAAQAPLFWIAANAGTDGAVVVSKVAELPRGHGFNAGTLTYGDLLADGVVDPVKVTRSAVVNAASVARMILTTESTITDKPAESEADHGHGHGHGHAH, from the coding sequence ATGGCCAAGCAGATCGAATTCAATGAGCAGGCCCGGCGCTCGCTGGAGCGAGGGGTCAACCACCTCGCCGACGCGGTGAAGGTGACTCTTGGACCCCGCGGCCGCCACGTGGTGCTGGCCAAGGCGTTCGGCGGTCCGACCGTGACCAACGACGGCGTCACCATCGCGCGAGAGATCGACCTGGAAGACCCGTTCGAGAACCTCGGCGCCCAGCTCGTCAAATCTGTTGCCACCAAGACGAACGACGTGGCCGGCGACGGTACGACCACCGCCACCGTTCTGGCGCAGGCAATCGTCAAGGCCGGACTGCGCAACGTCGCAGCAGGGGCCAACCCGATCGCGCTGGGCCTGGGGATCTCCAAGGCCGCCGACGCGCTCTCCGAGTCGCTGCTCGCCGCTGCCACCCCGGTGGAAGGTGCTGAAGCCATCGCGCAGGTCGCCACCGTGTCGTCCCGTGACGCAGAGGTCGGCGAGATGGTCGGCAAGGCAATGGCCCGGGTCGGCGCCGATGGTGTCGTCACCGTGGAGGAAGGCTCGGGACTTGTCACCGACCTCGAGATCACCGAGGGTGTGCAGTTCGACAAGGGATACCTGTCGCCGTACTTCGTCACGGACATCGACAGCCAGGAGGCCGTCCTCGAAGACGCGCTGGTGCTCATCTACCGGGACAAGATCAGCTCGCTCCCCGACTTCCTGCCGCTTCTGGAGAAGATCGCCGAATCCGGCAAGCCTGTTTTGATCATCGCCGAAGATGTTGAAGGCGAAGCGCTTTCAACTCTGGTGGTCAACTCGATCCGTAAGACGATCCGCGCTGTCGCGGTCAAGGCACCGTTCTTCGGCGACCGTCGCAAGGCGTTCCTGGAGGACTTGGCGATCGTCACCGACGGCACCGTCATCACCGCCGACATCGGGATCACCCTGGCCGACGCCGGGCTCGAACTGCTCGGCGGCGCACGCCGGATCGTCGTCACCAAGGACGCTACGACGATCGTCGACGGTTCGGGAACCTCCGACGCCATCGCGAACCGCGCCGAGCAGCTCCGTCGTGAGATCGAGGCCAGCGATTCCGACTGGGATCGGGAAAAGCTCGCCGAGCGCCTGGCCAAGCTGGCCGGCGGGGTGGCAGTGATCCGGGTCGGCGCAGCCACCGAGACCGCACTCAAGGAGCGCAAACACCGTGTGGAAGACGCCGTCGCGGCAGCGAAGGCAGCTGTGGAAGAAGGCATCGTCCCCGGTGGTGGTTCGGCGATCGTGCAGGCTGCCGCTGCGGTCCTCGACGATCTCGCCGACAGCCTCGACGGTGATGAGGCGCTCGGTGTGCGGGTGGTCAAGCAGGCCGCCCAGGCGCCACTGTTCTGGATCGCGGCCAACGCCGGAACCGACGGGGCCGTGGTGGTCTCCAAGGTTGCCGAGCTACCTCGCGGCCACGGTTTCAACGCCGGCACCCTGACCTACGGCGACCTGCTCGCCGACGGCGTGGTCGACCCGGTGAAGGTGACCCGCTCGGCCGTCGTCAACGCCGCTTCGGTGGCGCGGATGATCCTGACCACCGAGAGCACCATCACCGACAAGCCGGCCGAGTCCGAGGCCGACCACGGTCATGGTCACGGTCACGGGCACGCGCACTAG
- the guaB gene encoding IMP dehydrogenase, translated as MNNPTAGSAQARGPVWTGGDDPNKVAMLGLTFDDVLLLPAASDVIPSDVDTSSQLTRDITLRVPLVSSAMDTVTESRMAIAMARAGGMGVLHRNLSIENQAGQVETVKRSEAGMVTDPVTCSPSNTLAEVDAMCARFRISGLPVTDDAGELVGIITNRDMRFEVDQNRPVSEVMTKAPLITAQEGVSAEAALGLLRRHKIEKLPIVDGHGRLTGLITVKDFVKTEQHPNATKDADGRLLVGAAVGTGGDQWDRAMALSDAGVDVIIVDTAHAHNRLVLEMVSKLKAEIGSKVQIVGGNVATRAAAAALVEAGADAVKVGVGPGSICTTRVVAGVGAPQITAVMEAVAVCKPAGVPVIADGGLQFSGDIAKALAAGASTAMLGSLLAGTAEAPGELILVGGKQFKSYRGMGSLGAMQGRGQAKSYSKDRYFQDDVLSEEKLVPEGIEGRVPFRGPLTQVIHQLGGGLRAAMGYTGSSSIAELQNAQFVQITAAGLKESHPHDITMTVEAPNYTSR; from the coding sequence ATGAACAACCCGACAGCCGGCTCCGCCCAGGCACGAGGCCCGGTGTGGACCGGCGGCGACGACCCGAACAAGGTCGCCATGCTCGGCCTCACCTTTGACGACGTCCTGCTGTTGCCCGCGGCCTCCGACGTGATCCCGAGCGACGTGGACACCTCGTCGCAGCTGACCCGCGACATCACGTTGCGGGTGCCCCTGGTGAGCTCGGCGATGGACACCGTCACCGAATCCCGCATGGCCATCGCGATGGCCCGCGCAGGTGGGATGGGTGTGCTGCACCGCAACCTCTCGATCGAGAACCAGGCGGGGCAGGTGGAAACGGTCAAGCGGTCCGAAGCCGGCATGGTCACCGATCCTGTGACCTGTAGCCCGTCGAACACGCTGGCCGAGGTCGATGCGATGTGTGCCCGCTTCCGTATCTCGGGCCTGCCCGTCACCGACGACGCCGGCGAGCTCGTCGGCATCATCACCAACAGGGACATGCGTTTCGAGGTCGATCAGAACCGGCCGGTCTCCGAGGTGATGACCAAGGCTCCATTGATCACCGCCCAGGAGGGTGTATCCGCCGAAGCCGCGCTCGGCCTGCTGCGACGGCACAAGATCGAGAAGCTCCCGATCGTCGACGGTCACGGTCGCCTGACCGGTTTGATCACGGTGAAGGACTTCGTCAAGACAGAGCAGCACCCCAATGCCACCAAGGACGCCGACGGGCGGCTGCTGGTCGGGGCCGCGGTCGGAACCGGCGGTGACCAGTGGGATCGGGCCATGGCGCTGTCGGACGCCGGGGTGGACGTGATCATCGTCGACACCGCGCACGCGCACAACCGGCTGGTCCTGGAGATGGTCAGCAAACTCAAGGCAGAGATCGGGTCGAAGGTGCAGATCGTCGGCGGGAACGTCGCGACCCGTGCTGCCGCTGCCGCTCTGGTCGAGGCCGGTGCCGATGCGGTCAAGGTCGGGGTCGGACCCGGTTCGATCTGCACCACCCGTGTGGTCGCCGGCGTGGGCGCCCCGCAGATCACTGCGGTCATGGAAGCAGTTGCGGTCTGCAAGCCGGCTGGCGTTCCGGTCATCGCCGACGGCGGGCTGCAGTTCTCCGGCGACATCGCCAAGGCGCTGGCGGCAGGCGCATCGACCGCGATGCTCGGCTCGCTGCTCGCCGGCACCGCAGAAGCCCCGGGCGAGCTGATCCTGGTGGGCGGCAAGCAGTTCAAGAGCTACCGGGGGATGGGCTCCCTCGGCGCGATGCAGGGTCGCGGCCAGGCGAAGTCCTACTCGAAAGACCGCTACTTCCAGGACGATGTGCTCTCCGAAGAAAAACTCGTGCCCGAGGGCATCGAGGGACGAGTGCCGTTCCGTGGACCCCTCACCCAGGTGATCCATCAGCTGGGTGGCGGGTTGCGCGCTGCGATGGGGTACACCGGCTCGAGCTCGATCGCCGAGCTGCAGAACGCCCAGTTCGTCCAGATCACGGCGGCGGGCCTGAAAGAGAGCCATCCGCACGACATCACCATGACCGTCGAGGCGCCCAACTACACTTCCCGCTGA
- a CDS encoding anti-sigma-D factor RsdA → MGDRRDRRGGKGFGDESDERFQSVPSSASEAIDEDSIPVNLGAVRADDEFIDALVSQRGVPAQSPVDHELAALLSNWRAEVTAAPMPANPTLEEVEAGIATQRRTATRRRSLTVARYTAGAAAACAIVFGGLSVVAHDASPGDPLWGVKEVMFGADASATLAVGDVENDLDQAVDLLSTGDRSAAQTLLNRAESQLADVTDTDRRAELQAKIDQLRGLLTSILPTITLPTTVTLPPVETTLPQLQLPAVTITETQQTVTVIPSETTSVSTPPPTTDETVVSESPVTPTTTSTTSSVPLPPPG, encoded by the coding sequence ATGGGTGACAGGCGCGATCGACGTGGTGGCAAGGGGTTCGGTGATGAATCCGACGAGCGTTTCCAGAGCGTGCCCTCATCGGCATCCGAGGCGATCGATGAAGACTCCATCCCGGTGAACCTGGGCGCGGTTCGTGCCGACGACGAGTTCATCGACGCTCTGGTGTCCCAGCGTGGCGTGCCTGCGCAATCGCCCGTAGATCACGAACTGGCGGCGCTGCTGTCCAACTGGCGTGCCGAGGTGACGGCCGCTCCGATGCCTGCAAACCCGACCCTCGAAGAGGTCGAGGCGGGCATCGCCACACAGCGAAGAACCGCGACCCGTCGCCGGTCCCTGACCGTGGCCCGCTACACGGCCGGCGCCGCGGCAGCATGTGCGATCGTGTTCGGCGGTTTGTCCGTGGTGGCTCATGACGCCTCGCCCGGTGACCCGCTCTGGGGTGTCAAAGAAGTGATGTTCGGAGCGGACGCTTCGGCAACGCTCGCAGTCGGCGACGTCGAGAACGATCTCGATCAGGCCGTCGACCTGTTGTCGACAGGTGACAGGTCTGCGGCCCAGACCTTGCTGAACCGGGCCGAGTCACAACTGGCCGATGTGACCGATACCGACAGGCGGGCCGAGCTCCAGGCAAAGATCGACCAGCTGCGTGGCCTGCTCACGTCGATCCTGCCGACCATCACCCTCCCGACGACCGTCACCCTCCCGCCGGTGGAGACGACGTTGCCGCAGCTGCAGTTGCCGGCGGTGACGATCACCGAAACTCAGCAGACGGTGACGGTGATCCCGTCCGAGACGACCTCGGTGTCCACACCACCGCCGACCACCGACGAGACCGTGGTCAGTGAGTCGCCGGTGACCCCGACGACCACCTCGACGACCAGCAGCGTCCCGCTACCGCCGCCGGGCTGA
- the tsaD gene encoding tRNA (adenosine(37)-N6)-threonylcarbamoyltransferase complex transferase subunit TsaD has translation MIVLGIESSCDETGVGIVRWNADRTTTLLADEVASSVDEHARYGGVVPEVASRAHLEAIVPTLRRALATADIRVPDAVAVTIGPGLAGALLVGVAAAKAYAAAWDVPLYAVNHLGGHVAVDTLEHGPMPPCVALLVSGGHTHLLHVDDLGAPIVELGTTVDDAAGEAFDKVARLLGLGFPGGPALDAAAAQGDPNAIRFPRGMTGPRDARHDFSFSGLKTAVARYVEQCRRDGVEPPVADIAASFQEAVADVLTMKAVRACRDVGVDTLVLGGGATANSRIRSLARERCENAGITLRVPKPRLCTDNGVMIATLGAHVIAGGAAPSDLTVATDPGLSVQVSNY, from the coding sequence ATGATCGTCCTGGGTATCGAGAGTTCCTGTGACGAAACAGGTGTGGGAATCGTCCGGTGGAATGCCGACCGTACGACCACACTGCTGGCCGATGAGGTGGCCTCCAGTGTCGATGAGCATGCCCGATATGGGGGAGTGGTCCCCGAAGTCGCCTCCCGCGCACATCTGGAAGCCATCGTCCCGACCCTGCGGCGTGCGCTCGCGACGGCAGACATCCGAGTGCCCGATGCCGTGGCGGTGACCATCGGCCCGGGACTTGCCGGTGCGTTGCTCGTCGGGGTTGCGGCAGCGAAAGCCTATGCGGCTGCGTGGGATGTACCGCTGTACGCGGTGAACCACCTCGGCGGTCACGTTGCGGTCGACACCCTCGAACACGGCCCGATGCCGCCCTGTGTGGCGCTGTTGGTGTCGGGCGGGCACACACACCTGTTGCACGTCGACGACCTCGGTGCGCCCATCGTGGAGTTGGGTACGACGGTCGACGACGCCGCCGGTGAAGCGTTCGACAAGGTCGCCCGCTTGCTGGGCCTCGGTTTCCCCGGCGGCCCGGCACTCGATGCGGCTGCAGCACAGGGCGATCCGAACGCCATCCGGTTTCCCAGGGGCATGACCGGTCCACGAGATGCGCGGCACGACTTCTCGTTCAGCGGTCTCAAGACTGCGGTTGCCCGATACGTGGAGCAATGCCGCCGTGATGGTGTCGAGCCACCCGTCGCGGATATTGCGGCGTCTTTCCAGGAAGCGGTGGCCGACGTACTGACCATGAAGGCCGTGCGGGCATGCAGAGACGTCGGTGTGGACACCTTGGTGCTCGGCGGCGGCGCGACCGCGAACTCGAGAATCCGGTCGCTCGCGCGAGAACGCTGTGAGAACGCCGGGATCACGCTGAGGGTTCCGAAGCCGCGGTTGTGCACCGACAACGGCGTGATGATCGCGACCCTGGGTGCCCACGTGATCGCCGGTGGGGCAGCCCCGTCAGATCTGACGGTGGCCACCGACCCGGGTCTGTCGGTGCAGGTCAGCAACTACTGA
- a CDS encoding MarR family winged helix-turn-helix transcriptional regulator, with translation MSTPRRSDDDLAQAWHSLSVRYHRLQCDLDRELQAAQQISNSEFEVLELLSAADDCKLRMSELAGSVHLSQSALSRLVAGLEKDGLACRSMCPQDRRSVFTQLTDEGRARYEAAKPVQRAILRAEAECHSSGSICGAIEVNQGPHS, from the coding sequence ATGTCCACCCCGCGCCGAAGCGACGATGACCTGGCCCAGGCCTGGCATTCGCTGTCGGTGCGATACCACCGCCTCCAGTGCGACCTGGACCGGGAATTGCAAGCGGCACAACAGATCTCGAACAGCGAGTTCGAGGTTCTCGAGCTCCTCTCGGCCGCGGACGACTGCAAACTCCGGATGAGCGAGCTCGCCGGATCAGTCCACCTGAGTCAGAGCGCCCTGTCCCGTCTCGTGGCCGGGCTCGAGAAAGACGGATTGGCATGCCGATCCATGTGTCCGCAAGACCGCCGTTCCGTCTTCACGCAGCTCACCGACGAGGGGCGAGCCAGGTACGAGGCGGCCAAGCCCGTTCAGCGCGCCATCCTCCGTGCCGAAGCCGAATGCCATTCATCCGGTTCGATCTGCGGCGCGATCGAAGTGAACCAAGGCCCACATAGCTGA
- the tsaB gene encoding tRNA (adenosine(37)-N6)-threonylcarbamoyltransferase complex dimerization subunit type 1 TsaB, with protein sequence MLVLAVDTATPEVVTGIVELDTGTAGSPPGRLAVRSERVETTTRGHAEILTTRILECLEEAGVARADLDAVVVGQGPGPFTGLRVGLATGAAFADALGVDVHGVCSLDAIAVAASDVDSLLVVTDARRREVYWARYTRGARTDGPDVKAPADLAAALERAEATSPGSAAIDAIAGSPAHTALFDYPVLATTAPTAIGLVQAALPGLLSRTPPAPLTPLYLRRPDAVELKDRKK encoded by the coding sequence GTGCTTGTCCTCGCAGTCGATACCGCAACGCCCGAGGTCGTGACCGGGATCGTGGAACTCGATACCGGCACGGCCGGATCACCGCCCGGCCGGCTCGCCGTGCGGTCCGAACGTGTGGAGACCACCACGCGGGGCCACGCGGAGATCCTCACCACCCGCATCCTGGAATGCCTCGAAGAGGCGGGCGTCGCGAGGGCTGACCTGGACGCAGTTGTGGTGGGGCAAGGTCCCGGACCGTTCACCGGATTGCGTGTCGGGCTCGCCACCGGCGCTGCCTTCGCCGATGCGCTGGGTGTCGATGTCCACGGCGTGTGCTCGCTGGACGCGATCGCGGTCGCGGCGAGCGACGTCGACTCCCTTCTTGTTGTCACCGACGCCCGCCGTCGGGAGGTCTACTGGGCGCGGTACACCCGTGGCGCCCGTACCGACGGTCCCGACGTCAAGGCTCCCGCCGATCTCGCTGCCGCGCTCGAGCGCGCAGAGGCGACCTCGCCGGGCTCGGCGGCCATCGACGCGATTGCCGGGTCTCCCGCTCATACCGCGCTTTTCGACTACCCGGTGCTCGCCACTACGGCTCCCACGGCGATCGGACTGGTTCAGGCGGCGTTGCCAGGACTCCTGTCGAGGACACCACCCGCGCCGTTGACGCCGCTGTACCTTCGTCGACCGGATGCCGTGGAACTCAAGGACCGCAAGAAATGA
- the groES gene encoding co-chaperone GroES, which produces MASVNIKPLEDKILVQANEAETTTASGLVIPDTAKEKPQEGTVVAVGEGRVNEQGNRIPVDVKEGDTVIYSKYGGTEIKYSGEEYLILSARDVLAVISK; this is translated from the coding sequence GTGGCGAGCGTGAACATCAAGCCGCTCGAGGACAAGATCCTCGTTCAGGCCAATGAGGCCGAGACGACGACCGCGTCCGGCCTGGTCATCCCCGACACGGCCAAGGAAAAGCCGCAAGAGGGCACCGTCGTCGCCGTTGGCGAAGGACGCGTGAACGAGCAGGGCAACCGGATCCCGGTCGACGTCAAAGAAGGCGACACCGTCATCTACAGCAAGTACGGCGGCACCGAGATCAAGTACTCCGGCGAGGAGTACCTGATCCTGTCGGCGCGTGACGTGCTGGCAGTCATCTCCAAGTAA
- a CDS encoding MFS transporter, with translation MAGDAPATEHVTSAGGWTGKTWLLLVVLAGALFLDGLDVSMVGVALPSMGSELAMDQAQLQWIVSGYVLGYGGLLLLGGRASDLLGRRRVFLTALAVFGVASVVSAATEIDTLIIALRFVKGVAAAFTVPAGLSIITTTFAEGPARNKALSIYTVCGASGFSLGLVFGGLLTELSWRATLIFPGPVALLLLVVGARVIVKSPRAAFNWSHFDVIGAVTSTSALLILVFAVVQAPEVGWAATSTIVLFVIAGLLAAAFIAVEVRHKHPLLRLGILRSITLVHANLSAAAMFGGYVAFQFVVTLYLQNSLGWSPIEMALGFLPAGVLVVASAFFMDRVLDRVSTKLLIAGGFVAFLIGYLWFLRVEPGMNYFVFLLPTILFLGIGFAATFPSVNSQATAGVSDDEQGLASGLVNTSIQIGGALMMAVITAILGSAEPGRPGELIGGMVPAITVIAVLTVVALVSTLGLIGWERRRDRAVATTVSLPE, from the coding sequence ATGGCCGGCGACGCGCCGGCCACCGAGCACGTCACGTCTGCCGGCGGATGGACCGGCAAGACCTGGTTGTTGCTGGTGGTTCTTGCCGGCGCGCTGTTCCTCGACGGGCTGGACGTCTCGATGGTGGGGGTCGCGCTCCCTTCGATGGGCTCCGAACTCGCCATGGACCAGGCGCAGCTGCAGTGGATCGTCAGCGGATACGTCCTCGGCTACGGCGGCCTGCTGCTACTGGGAGGTAGAGCCAGCGATCTACTCGGTCGTCGCAGGGTGTTCCTCACGGCACTGGCAGTGTTCGGCGTCGCCTCCGTCGTCAGCGCGGCGACCGAGATCGACACCCTGATCATCGCGCTGCGCTTCGTCAAAGGCGTGGCCGCGGCCTTCACGGTGCCCGCAGGCCTGTCGATCATCACCACGACCTTCGCCGAGGGGCCGGCCCGCAACAAAGCACTGTCGATCTACACCGTGTGCGGCGCCAGCGGGTTCTCCCTGGGCCTCGTCTTCGGTGGGCTGCTCACCGAACTGTCATGGCGCGCAACACTGATCTTCCCCGGCCCCGTTGCGCTGCTGCTACTCGTGGTGGGTGCCCGGGTGATCGTGAAGTCGCCACGCGCGGCGTTCAACTGGTCGCACTTCGACGTCATCGGCGCGGTCACGAGTACATCTGCGCTGTTGATCCTCGTGTTCGCCGTGGTGCAGGCGCCTGAGGTCGGCTGGGCAGCGACGTCGACCATCGTCCTGTTTGTGATCGCAGGTCTACTCGCTGCAGCCTTCATCGCGGTGGAGGTGCGGCACAAACACCCCCTGCTCCGACTGGGGATCCTGAGGTCGATCACGCTCGTGCACGCCAACCTGTCGGCCGCGGCGATGTTCGGTGGCTATGTGGCCTTCCAGTTCGTCGTCACGCTGTACCTGCAGAACTCCCTGGGATGGTCGCCGATCGAGATGGCACTCGGGTTCCTGCCCGCCGGTGTGCTCGTGGTGGCCAGTGCGTTCTTCATGGACCGGGTGCTCGACCGCGTGAGCACCAAGCTGCTCATCGCGGGCGGTTTCGTGGCGTTCCTCATCGGATACCTGTGGTTCCTCCGCGTGGAACCGGGTATGAACTACTTCGTCTTCCTGCTACCGACCATCCTGTTCCTCGGCATCGGGTTCGCGGCTACGTTCCCCTCGGTCAACTCCCAGGCCACCGCCGGTGTGTCGGACGACGAGCAGGGGCTGGCCTCAGGGCTCGTCAACACCAGCATCCAGATCGGCGGCGCGCTGATGATGGCGGTGATCACCGCCATCCTCGGCAGCGCCGAACCCGGGCGTCCCGGGGAGTTGATCGGCGGCATGGTCCCGGCCATCACGGTGATCGCAGTGCTGACCGTGGTCGCCCTCGTGTCGACGCTTGGCCTGATCGGATGGGAACGTCGTCGCGACCGCGCCGTCGCGACGACGGTATCGCTCCCGGAATGA
- the rimI gene encoding ribosomal protein S18-alanine N-acetyltransferase, whose protein sequence is MTSSKVEIGPLLPRDAARCAAIESLLFAGDSPWPAQAFRAEISTPHNHYFAARDGDDLVGYAGISVLGPEGGHECEIHTIAVAPEHQGHGHGRGLLAALLEIADTRRAPVFLEVRTDNEAAIDLYRRNGFEIVGTRKGYYQPSGADAYTMRREHRSAPPEGGRP, encoded by the coding sequence ATGACCTCGTCGAAAGTGGAGATCGGACCACTACTCCCTCGCGACGCGGCCCGTTGCGCGGCCATCGAGAGCCTGCTGTTCGCGGGGGACTCGCCGTGGCCCGCGCAAGCATTTCGTGCCGAGATCTCGACGCCACACAACCACTACTTCGCGGCCCGTGACGGCGACGACCTGGTCGGCTATGCGGGTATTTCCGTGCTCGGACCGGAGGGCGGCCACGAGTGTGAGATCCACACGATCGCGGTCGCCCCGGAGCATCAGGGACACGGTCACGGACGGGGGCTTCTCGCCGCACTGCTCGAGATCGCGGACACGCGTCGGGCGCCGGTGTTCCTCGAGGTGCGTACCGACAACGAGGCGGCCATCGACTTGTACCGTCGCAACGGTTTTGAGATCGTGGGAACCCGGAAGGGCTACTACCAGCCCAGCGGGGCAGACGCGTACACGATGCGGCGTGAGCATAGATCAGCCCCGCCCGAGGGAGGCCGACCATGA
- a CDS encoding sigma-70 family RNA polymerase sigma factor — MIFTGEELDRVVSAAAQGDRSALSDVLESVRPLVVRYCRARVGGGERHSLSADDVAQEVCMAVMTALPRYQDQGRPFMAFVYGIAAHKVADAHRAAGRNKAEPVDEMPERMAVDDGPEQRALDSDAGRRMNELLSTLPDKQREVLVLRLVVGLSAEETASAVGSTAGAVRVAQHRALAKLKTEIEKGR; from the coding sequence ATGATTTTTACAGGTGAAGAGTTGGACCGGGTTGTCTCTGCCGCAGCGCAGGGCGACCGATCGGCTCTCTCCGACGTACTCGAAAGTGTCCGCCCCCTGGTTGTGCGCTATTGCAGGGCCAGGGTCGGAGGTGGTGAGCGGCATTCGCTCTCCGCCGACGACGTAGCGCAGGAGGTCTGCATGGCCGTCATGACAGCTCTGCCCCGGTATCAAGACCAGGGCAGACCGTTCATGGCGTTCGTCTACGGCATCGCCGCCCACAAGGTTGCCGATGCTCATCGAGCGGCCGGTCGTAACAAGGCCGAGCCGGTGGATGAGATGCCCGAGCGGATGGCCGTCGACGACGGACCCGAACAGAGGGCGCTGGACTCCGACGCGGGCCGTCGGATGAACGAACTGTTGTCGACGCTCCCGGACAAGCAGCGTGAGGTGCTGGTGCTCCGACTCGTTGTCGGGCTGTCGGCCGAAGAGACCGCGTCCGCTGTGGGTAGTACGGCGGGAGCGGTGCGGGTGGCTCAACACAGGGCACTCGCGAAATTGAAGACCGAGATCGAGAAGGGTAGGTGA
- a CDS encoding WhiB family transcriptional regulator — MPQPNHLPGPNADIWDWQMKGLCRGVDSSMFFHPDGERGRARAQRERRAKELCHQCPVVAQCREHALAVAEPYGIWGGLSESERGMLMKRGVGRRIAS, encoded by the coding sequence ATGCCTCAGCCGAACCACCTTCCCGGACCGAATGCCGACATCTGGGATTGGCAGATGAAAGGCTTGTGCCGCGGTGTCGACTCATCAATGTTCTTCCATCCGGACGGCGAGCGTGGCCGTGCCCGGGCCCAGCGGGAACGTCGCGCGAAAGAACTGTGCCACCAGTGCCCCGTGGTAGCTCAATGCCGCGAACACGCACTGGCGGTCGCTGAGCCATACGGCATTTGGGGCGGCCTGTCCGAGTCCGAGCGTGGAATGCTCATGAAGCGCGGGGTCGGGCGCCGCATCGCGAGCTGA
- a CDS encoding DUF5319 domain-containing protein, with amino-acid sequence MRDHLPPGLPPDPFADDPRGDPSAALDAAPPGEPLDANERMAIEEDLADLAVYEALLHRQGIRGLVVVCDDCQLDHYHDWDMLRANLLQLLVEGTVRPHEPAVDPSPEAYVTWDYCRGYADATMHAKDED; translated from the coding sequence GTGCGAGATCATCTGCCGCCGGGGCTGCCACCGGACCCGTTCGCCGACGATCCCCGAGGGGACCCGTCGGCGGCGTTGGACGCCGCCCCACCCGGTGAGCCACTGGACGCGAACGAACGCATGGCGATCGAGGAAGACCTCGCCGATCTCGCTGTCTACGAGGCACTTCTGCACCGCCAGGGGATCCGCGGTCTCGTCGTGGTGTGCGACGACTGCCAGCTCGACCACTATCACGACTGGGACATGCTGCGCGCAAACCTGCTGCAGCTCCTGGTCGAGGGCACGGTACGACCGCATGAGCCGGCCGTTGACCCCAGTCCCGAGGCGTACGTCACCTGGGATTACTGCCGCGGCTACGCCGACGCGACGATGCACGCCAAAGACGAGGACTGA